In the Terriglobales bacterium genome, one interval contains:
- a CDS encoding group I intron-associated PD-(D/E)XK endonuclease yields MSRGHGNPKLAGELAESAFMTTALTRGFIVSRPFGESAAYDVVVDNRALRPPDARSRLWRIQVRSVSGRPPFRVTTFHGRAKRPITAADADFLAVLIVPLATWYLIPVRVFSPAMGLWLFPHVPASRGRFEQYREAWRRLT; encoded by the coding sequence ATGTCGCGGGGCCACGGCAACCCAAAGCTCGCAGGCGAGCTGGCCGAGAGTGCTTTCATGACGACGGCGCTCACGCGCGGCTTCATCGTCTCGCGCCCGTTCGGCGAGAGCGCCGCGTACGACGTGGTGGTCGACAATCGCGCCCTGCGGCCGCCCGACGCGCGCAGCCGCCTGTGGCGCATCCAGGTGCGCAGCGTCAGCGGACGCCCGCCCTTCCGGGTGACCACCTTTCATGGCCGCGCCAAGCGGCCCATCACCGCCGCCGACGCCGATTTCCTTGCCGTGCTCATCGTTCCGCTCGCCACCTGGTATCTCATCCCGGTGCGCGTCTTCTCGCCCGCCATGGGCCTCTGGCTGTTCCCGCACGTGCCCGCGAGCCGGGGGCGCTTCGAGCAGTATCGCGAGGCCTGGCGACGGCTGACTTGA
- a CDS encoding helix-turn-helix transcriptional regulator — MDPGQQLRSIRENLGLTIRDVEAASASIATRHRNPEYGISISRLSDFETKAIIPNVFKLYSLAVIYRMTFEEMLDVYGLDLASAAADAGVLSHPQSHLLPRNAGGSAKIPVRLDPAFDIRKTTNIGRMIQAWGLVPLSYLASLLDSNHTFGYIGTEDFTMYPLLLPGSFVQVDEARNRVEEKMWRSEYERPIYFIESREGFTCCWCTVKGDRIILQPHPLSPAPPRVARFPQDAEVIGQVVGVAMRLGDVSFDDAPRSSSRPKLN, encoded by the coding sequence ATGGATCCCGGCCAGCAGCTCCGCAGCATCCGCGAGAACCTCGGGCTGACGATTCGCGACGTCGAAGCCGCCAGCGCCAGCATCGCCACGCGTCATCGCAATCCCGAGTACGGTATCTCCATCAGCCGCCTCTCCGACTTCGAGACCAAGGCCATCATCCCCAACGTCTTCAAGCTCTATTCCCTCGCCGTCATCTACCGCATGACCTTCGAGGAGATGCTGGACGTCTACGGCCTCGACCTGGCCAGCGCGGCCGCCGACGCGGGCGTCCTCTCCCACCCGCAGTCCCACCTGCTGCCCCGCAACGCCGGCGGCTCCGCCAAGATCCCGGTCCGCCTCGACCCGGCTTTCGACATCCGCAAGACCACCAACATCGGCCGCATGATCCAGGCCTGGGGCCTGGTGCCGCTCTCGTATCTCGCCTCGCTGCTCGATTCCAATCACACCTTCGGCTACATCGGCACCGAGGACTTCACCATGTACCCGCTGCTGCTGCCCGGCTCGTTCGTCCAGGTGGACGAAGCGCGCAACCGCGTGGAAGAGAAGATGTGGCGCTCCGAATACGAGCGGCCCATCTATTTCATCGAGAGCCGCGAGGGATTCACCTGCTGCTGGTGCACGGTCAAGGGCGACCGCATCATCCTGCAGCCGCATCCCCTCTCGCCCGCGCCGCCCCGTGTCGCGCGCTTCCCGCAGGACGCCGAGGTCATCGGCCAGGTCGTCGGCGTGGCTATGCGGCTGGGAGACGTTTCCTTCGACGACGCGCCACGCTCGTCATCGCGTCCCAAACTAAACTGA